A window of Pseudomonadota bacterium genomic DNA:
CGCTTTGGGCGCTGAGCGTTGCGATATCTTCACCGATGTGGAGGGTGTCTTCACCTGCGATCCCCGTATCGTTGCCAAGGCCCGGAAGCTCGATAAGATCACTTATGAGGAAATGCTGGAGTTGGCGTCCCAGGGCGCCAAGGTCCTGCATACGCGGTCCGTCGCAACCGCCATGAACCATCATGTGCGGCTGCAAGTTCTCTCAACCTTCACCGACACGCCGGGCACGCTTGTCGTCGACGAGGACGAAATCGTGGAGCAACAAGTTGTCAGTGGCATCGCCTATAGCCGGGACGACGCCAAAATCACCATCATCGGCCTGCCGGATCGCCCGGGCGTGGCGGCGAGCCTGTTCGGACCGTTGGCCGACGCCAACATCAATGTCGACATGATCGTCCAGAACATTTCCGAGGACGGCGACCGCACCGACCTGACGTTCACTGTCGCCAAGGCGGACTTGGACCGCACGCTCGATCTGCTGGAGAAGGACAACGACAAGCTGGGTGCACAACGGTTTGCGCCGGATGCCAATGTGGTGAAAGTCTCGGTGATCGGTGTCGGCATGCGCAGCCACGCCGGTGTCGCGCGGACCATGTTCGATGCGCTCGCCGGGCGCGGCATCAACATCCAGTTGATCTCGACATCGGAAATCAAGATCAGCGTGCTGATCTCCGAGGACTATCTGGAATTGGCGCTTCGCGCGCTCCATACGGCCTACGGCCTGGACGTGGATTGAACCGGTTGCTGGCGCCGTCACCAGGCCGTGCGCGGCTGGACCAACTGTGGGCTCGTGGCCGCGACCTCTTAGGCGTCGAGCACGCCATTATGGGCGGCGCGATGACGTGGGTGTCGGAGCGCAACCTGGTCGCGGCGATCTCGAATGGCGGCGGCTTCGGCGTGATCGCTTGCGGCGCCATGACGCCGGATCTGCTGGCGGCAGAGATCGAGGCGACGCGCGGGCTGACAGACGCGCCCTTCGGCGTCAATCTGATTACCATGCATCCGGACCTGGACGCGCTGATCGACGTTTGTGGTGATCACGCGGTCAGCCATATCGTGCTTGCCGGCGGCCTACCGTCGTCCAACTCGATTGCCCAGGTGAAGGCGCGTGGCGCCAAGGCGATCGGCTTTGCGCCCGCGCTTGCCATCGCGCGAAAGCTGGTCCGCAGCGGCATCGACGGGATCGTCATCGAGGGCATGGAGGCAGGCGGTCATATCGGTCCGGTCGCGACCGGCGTGCTGGCCCAGGAGATCCTGCCGCATATCGAAGATGTGCCGGTGTTTGTTGCCGGCGGCATCGGGCGGGGCGAGGCGATTGCGACCTATCTGACCATGGGCGCCGTCGGCGTGCAGTTGGGTACGCGGTTCGTGTGCGCGACGGAATCGATCGCCCATGACGACTTCAAACGCAGCTTTATCCGCGCTGCCGCCCGCGACGCCCAGCCGTCGGTCCAGCTTGATCCACGCTTTCCGGTTATCCCCGTGCGTGCGCTGGCCAACGATGCGACCAAGGCGTTTCTGGACAAGCAGCGCGAGGTCATCGACCGGTTCGACAGCGGCGAGTTGGACCAGAAGGCGGCCCAGCTTGAGATCGAGCATTTCTGGGCCGGTGCGTTGCGCCGCGCCGTGATTGACGGCGATGTCGAGGCGGGCTCACTGATGGCCGGGCAAAGCGTCGGCATGGTGACCGCCGAACAGCCGACCGCAGAGATCATCGGCGAACTGGTCGACCAGGCGACCGCAGCGCTTGAGACTCGAGCTCTACGCGCCTGATTTGCCGCATTTTGGCGCCAATGCTAGGGTTAGATCCCGAAACTCCAGGGACGAGGGGCCCTGTGGTCGGGTTTTAGCAGCGCCATGACACAAACACCGGAACGGGCTGAACCGACGGCTGACAACAGCAACGTCATGCCGTTTCGCGATGTGAACGCGGAGACGGCACCGCGACGCATTGCCGACCAGCTTGTCTCCGCGCGATTGTCCAGAGGTCTTGAGCTTGAGGACGTCGCCGCGGTTCTGCACATCCGCCTCGACTATCTGCAAGCGATCGAAGAGGCCCGGTTTGATGATTTGCCGGGTCCGACCTATGTCGCCGGCTTTGTCCGTACCTATGGCAAGCATCTGGGTCTTGATGGTGAAGAGCTGGTTCGCCTCTATAAGGACGAGTCCGGCGGTGTGCTGGCGCGCCAGAATCTCTATTTCCCGGTTCCTGCGAGCGAGACCCGGCGTCCAACCGGGCGCATGATCGCCATCGCACTGCTGGTCGTCGTCGTGGCGCTCGCCGCCTGGTATGCGGTTGGCCAGCGTGATCTCGTCGATCTCGAGCAGATCCCTCCCGTGCCGGACTTCCTGGCCGAAACGTCAACCGATGACGGCGTCGCCTTGGAGGTCGCCGGCAGTGAGGGAACGAGCACCGGCGAGGAGAGCAGTGACATCGCGACGGCGACCGGCAGCGAGCAGACCGATATCGGCAGCGATGACGTCGAGACGTTGTTTACAGGCGAGGAACCTGTCGACACGGGGACCGATGATGGCCTGTCGATTGGCGCGGAAGTCGGCGATGTCGCGATCGCGCGTCAGAACGTGGCGAGCGGTGCCGGCACGGATCAGGCCGCCACGATCGAGAACGAGCTAGCGGAGACCACGGGCAGCG
This region includes:
- a CDS encoding aspartate kinase codes for the protein MAVIVQKFGGTSVGGIDRIRHAATRVKEAVDRGDEVAVVVSAMSGETNRLVDLVRTMAPVHDAREYDAVVSSGEQVTAGLMAIAVQQLGIDARSWTGWQIPIRTDDVYGAARIQQIETSLLKERLANGQVAVVTGFQGIGDVGRVTTLGRGGSDLSAVALAAALGAERCDIFTDVEGVFTCDPRIVAKARKLDKITYEEMLELASQGAKVLHTRSVATAMNHHVRLQVLSTFTDTPGTLVVDEDEIVEQQVVSGIAYSRDDAKITIIGLPDRPGVAASLFGPLADANINVDMIVQNISEDGDRTDLTFTVAKADLDRTLDLLEKDNDKLGAQRFAPDANVVKVSVIGVGMRSHAGVARTMFDALAGRGINIQLISTSEIKISVLISEDYLELALRALHTAYGLDVD
- a CDS encoding nitronate monooxygenase, yielding MNRLLAPSPGRARLDQLWARGRDLLGVEHAIMGGAMTWVSERNLVAAISNGGGFGVIACGAMTPDLLAAEIEATRGLTDAPFGVNLITMHPDLDALIDVCGDHAVSHIVLAGGLPSSNSIAQVKARGAKAIGFAPALAIARKLVRSGIDGIVIEGMEAGGHIGPVATGVLAQEILPHIEDVPVFVAGGIGRGEAIATYLTMGAVGVQLGTRFVCATESIAHDDFKRSFIRAAARDAQPSVQLDPRFPVIPVRALANDATKAFLDKQREVIDRFDSGELDQKAAQLEIEHFWAGALRRAVIDGDVEAGSLMAGQSVGMVTAEQPTAEIIGELVDQATAALETRALRA
- a CDS encoding helix-turn-helix domain-containing protein; amino-acid sequence: MTQTPERAEPTADNSNVMPFRDVNAETAPRRIADQLVSARLSRGLELEDVAAVLHIRLDYLQAIEEARFDDLPGPTYVAGFVRTYGKHLGLDGEELVRLYKDESGGVLARQNLYFPVPASETRRPTGRMIAIALLVVVVALAAWYAVGQRDLVDLEQIPPVPDFLAETSTDDGVALEVAGSEGTSTGEESSDIATATGSEQTDIGSDDVETLFTGEEPVDTGTDDGLSIGAEVGDVAIARQNVASGAGTDQAATIENELAETTGSVAIDTVEPEPAETTDGVAIDTVETEADALPEPPEPETDVAINVEDGAGLGEIAATTGDDDYVPRVYGRTNTDSRVELRAVETSWVQIEAPGNQVLLTRVLAPGDTYRVPNTGDIMLKTGNAGGLEVRVDGELIGSLGEQGEVIKDVLLEPDSLLER